The Fluviispira sanaruensis sequence GTACTATGATTATCAATAACAATTATTTGTACTTTTACAGTTTGCATAAGTACGGAGTTTATTGTTTCTTCAATATATTTTTCACCATTTCTTACATTTATAATACAAGTCAATTGATTATCAAAATTATTAGCATCTCTCATTTAAAATTAACCTAAAATAAATTTTTTAAGAGTTTCTATTACGAAAATCGTATCATCTATTTGCATAGATGGATGAAATGGAAGTGAAATAAGACGTAGTCCAAGTTCTTCTGAATTTGGCAGAGAATAACAACTTCGAAATAAAGTATGTGTGTGATTGGGGACATAGTGAAATCCACATTCTATACCTTCTTGTTTTAAAGCTTGCATTATATTTTTTCGATCTATTTTAGGGGGCAATAAACAGCTAAATATATGCAAGCAATCTGTTTTTTTTATATTCTGAGTTAAATAAAAAATATCATTCAAATTATTTTCTTTTATTGCAATTATATAAGCAAGAGAAAGCTCATTTTTCTTTGCAAAAAAAGAAGGAAGTTTTACGAGTTGAGTAGAACCAATGGCAGCATTTATGTTTGACATATGATAACGATATCCTAATGAAGTCACGTCATATTCCCACGCCCGTTGTCCTTTATATCTAAGTTCAACATCTTTTTCGATACCAAGGGAACGCATGACTCTTAATTTATGTGCAAGAACTTTATCTTTGGTAAGAACTGCACCTCCTTCTCCACACGTAATATTTTTTATTCCATCAAATGAAAAACAAATGATATCTCCAGAAGCTCCAAACTGAACACCATCTTGATTTAAAGACCCAAAAGCATGTGCGTCATCTTCGATCACGCGCAAATTATATTTACTTGCAATTTCGTATGTTAAATTTCGATTAAAATCAGTTCCTGAGTATGCTACAGGCATAATAGCGACTGTCTTTTTAGTTATTCTTTTTTGCAGATCTTCGCAATCCAGGTGACAGTCTGGAAAAGTGACATCACAGGAAACAGGAATTAAACCAGCTGCACATATTGCAGAATAAGATGCAACAAAGGTAATTGAAGGAACAATGACTTCAGAGCCTTTGGGAAATGCAAGTGATTCTAAGGCAATATGTAAAGCAGCCGTGCCCGTATTCACACAAATAACTTCATATTCTGAATTTAAAAAGTTTTTAATTTCTTGTTCAAATTTTTCAACATAAGAACCAAGACCAAAATGGGTGCTTTCAAAAAAAACTTTTTTTAGGGATTCAATTTCATAATTATCAACACATGCCATAGATAGTCTAAGCATTTACACCTCAATTCATTTAAATATTAAAACCATTTATAAGGAATGCTTTCATCACTTTCAGATTTTCTAACGACTTCATTAGGGTCATGTGGCATATCAGTACAATTCGCTATTAGAGATTCACAGGCTCCAATTCCTTGGAAACCGTACCAAATAAGGGGGGGTACAGTGACTAAATAAAAATGTTCTATTCCTAAATAAATTTCGTCAATCAATCCATAACTAAATGAATTTTTTCTATCATCAAAGCACACAAGTTTAATTTTGCCAACAGGAACAGCTAAATTTTGTGTCATGAATAAATGTTTTTTCCAGGCTTTAGTCGCATTTTCTTTTATTGTGGAAAAATATACTTCACCAAATTTTGAGAAATGACTAGTATCGCAACGCAACATGTGCATTACCATTCCTCTTTGATCAGAAATTTTTTTTAATGGGTGTATTTTAATATCAAAAATATTTGTTTTTAATATTACATTATTTACGACTTTTTTCCCTTCATCTTGTCCAAATTCTTTTTCTTTCACTTGATATCTCACAGTATTGTTCAATTTGTTTTTTCGTAAACTCTTCAATATTATATTGATTACTATAATAATTTTTATACCAACTTGAAGTAAAGAGAGCTGTTTCATTGAAACTCAAAGTCGGTAGCCAACCAAGTCTATTATAAGCTTTGTCACAACAGAGCTTTAATAATGAAGCTTCTTTTAAATTCATAGAATGATCACTTTTTACAGTTTCTAAAGAAGCATTCTCCCAATCTCTCTGTAATAAATTTATTAGTACTTCAACAAAATAATTCACTTCTGAAGAAGGGCCAAAGTTAAAAGCTTCACCATGAGTTCCCTCTTTTTTGGAAAAGAGATTTGCACCTAACCATAAATAACCACTTAAAGGTTCAAGCACGTGCTGCCAAGGTCTGGTTGAGTTTGGATTTCTAATAGACACTGACCGAAGTTGACTCCATGCACGCATACAGTCTGGCACAATTCTATCTTTGGCCCAATCACCTCCTCCAATAACATTTCCTGCTCGTGTCGTGGAAAAAAATGGAATATTCAAATCTGAAGAATTATAAAAAGATCTTACATATGAAGAAAATGCAATTTCAGCACATGCTTTTGAAGCACTGTAAGGATCTTTCCCACCAAGTTTATCACTTTCTCTATAGCCAAATTCCCATTCCACATTGTCATAGCATTTATCACTTGTTATAAACACCCCAGCTCTTACTGAAGGAATTGCTAAAATTGCGTCTAATATATTTACCATACCCATTAAATTAACTTGGAATGTATTCCTAGGATGATTATAGGATTCACTTACTATAGGTTGGGCTGCAAGATGAAAGACAATATCTGGTTGAAATTCATTTAATGCACTTTTTAAAACATTGTACTCAAGAATATCCGCTTGAAAATCAATTTTAATTTTTTCTTTTAAATTTAAAATTTCATATAAGCTCGGTTGTGAAGGAATGTATAAAGAATAACCTGCAACATCAGCGCCCAATTCAAGAAGCCATTGCGTAAGCCATGCTCCTTTAAATCCTGTATGGCCTGTGACAAAGACTTTCTTGTCTTTATAAGTATTTAAAAATAAATTATTATAAATTAACATTTTTCATTCCAAACTTTCCATTTAGCTGTATTTGATGCCCACAATTCTTCAAGAAGATTTTTATCGCGAATCGTATCCATACATTGCCAAAAACCATCATGTTGATAACCCATTAACTCTCCATCTGAAGCTAGTTTCTCTAAAGGTTTTCCTTCAAGAACAGTTAAATCATTTTCAAGATAATTAAAAATACTTGGTTCCATTACAAAATAGCCACCATTCACCCAACCATCCCCTGTTTGAGGCTTTTCGTGAAAATCAACAATCTGGTTCCCTTGAAATACAATATTTCCAAATCTTGCAGGAGGCCGGACAGAAGTCACTGAAACATATTTCCCATGATTTTTATGAAAATTAAGCAATTCATTTAAATTAACATTTGCAACACCATCTCCATAGGTCATCATAAATGTACCATGCGGCTCAATATAGCTTTGTAATCTTTTTAATCTTCCGCCTGTCATTGAAGCATCACCTGTATCAATAAGATCTATTTTCCAATTTTTTTCACTAGAACGCAAATAACTGACTTGTCCTGAAGAGAGATTAACTGAAATATCGCTATTCAAAGCATAAAAATTTAAAAAGTATTCCTTTATATATTCACTTTTATAACCTAATGCTAAAACGAACTCATTAAAACCTTGGGCTGAATAAATGTTCATAATATGCCACAAAATTGGTTTGCCGCCAATTGTCACCATTGGTTTGGGTTTTAAATAAGTTTCTTCACTTAAGCGAGTTCCTAGGCCACCACATAAAATCACAACTTTCATAAAGACACCTTTTTTATATATTTTAAGCTATAAATCTATTAAAAAACTACTTTTTCCCTATTAAAAAACCAATTGAATTATTAGTTTGTATTTTATTATTAAGATCTTTACTTCTATATAATATATTTAAAAAATTAGCATCTATAATTCCATACTCTTTTAAAGTGAATCCAGACTTCTTCCAGAAAAATATTTTTTCATCTAATGTTCTAAGGACTCCCCAATAAATAGCATCTTTAGGGTGTTTTCTTTTTAGACCAATGATTCGTAGAAAATCGCCCACATAATTTTTTAGATTTTTTTTTGTGAAATCTGGAGTCGACTCTATACTTATTAAATAGCCATTAGTATTTAATAAATTATACAATGATGACAAAAATTTTTGATATTCTTTCTTTTGGGTAAAAGTATACTCAATAAAACCTAAATAAACAATATCATACTTTTCCATTATCATTAAATCAGTTATATTTCCTTCTATTGTTCTTATATTTAAGTTTCTTTGTTTTACTTTTTCTTTTATGAAATCTAGCGATTCACTTTGTATCTCATGTAAAGTTATATTATAGCCTTTTTCTATAAACGGTAATTCAACTATTCCTAAACCACACCCTATAGAAATTATACTTAGTTTCTTTGCTTCTATATTTAATTCATTAGCTACATCATTTATAATTGATTCAAGCATTGTTGAAGTATTTCTTTTTAAATTTTTCCATTCATCATTTACATTAAAGCTTTTTTCTTTTAGTTTATTGTAAAATTTCTTATAAAATAGTGAATTCGGTAAACCATTTTTATTAAGAGTAGCTTTATCCTTGGCGATTTCCAATAGATTAATACCATTCCATTCTGTCTGATACGAATTTTTTGCCATAACTTTCCTCAAAAAATCTCTCTTTTGTATTAAATCTATTATAACATTTTAATACTCAATTTCTAAATTTCAGCAATTACCGTAACCGGAGAACCATCTGCCCCTTCTATTAATAATGGAGCAATAATAACAGATTTTGGTGAAGAAATAAGAGCACTTAACTTCATATCTTCGATAATAAGAAGAGGCTCACCTTCGTAATTTGAATTGAGAAAAGCTTTATGTGCCTCTCCGCCAATTTCTTTGTTAGAAAAGCTAGTTAATGAAATAAAATCGAAACCTATGGCTTTAAGATTCTTTCGATTTTTTCTTAACCATATTCCTACTTCCGGCAAGACTCCTGGATTGTTTTCCCAATAAATATCTTCATTTCTAAATTTCTCAAATGAGGTTTTAATAAAAACAATATCACATTTTTCAGGTATGTGCTTTTCAAGATCTTTAATATTTATAAAATAACCAGGTGCACATTCTAATTCTATTAAAACTGGTTTCTGAAAAATCCAATCTTTTGCTGAATAAGTTTCTAATTTTTTGCCACTCTCGTCAAAATGAAATGGAAAATCAACATGAGTACCGATATGATTGCTAAACTCCCAGTATTGACTATTAGAGGATTGGCAACAAGATATTTTTGAAACGTCTCTTTTAATAAAAGGAGATCTTTTACCATATGAAGGTGTTTTTTCATTTAAAAAATGTGATAAAAAAATGTAGTTTGACAAAGCTTTCCTTTCTAAATTTCCACTAAATAAACCATTCACTTTGAAAAGTATCAACACTATAGTTTTTTTCGAGTCCTTCAATTGCCGCCATTCCCATTGCCCAAATAGCTTCCATAGAACTACCCCCTATATGTGGTGTTGCAAAAAAATTGGGTAAATGTAGAAGTTCGGATTCATAAAAGGGTTCCTGTGCAAAAACATCAAAACCAGCAGCTAATAACTTTTTACTGAGAAGCATTTCTTTCAAATAGGCTTCATCCACAAGATTTCCTCTAGAAGTATTTATAAAAATGGAAGTTTTTTTCATTAAATTCAATTTTTTTGCATCAATAAAATTATGATTTTTTTCCGAATATGGAATATGTAGTGAAATTATATCCGAACAAGTCAACAACTCTTCTAGTGAAACGAAGCGAGCATTATTTACTTTATTTTTTAGTTCATCCAATATATCATAACAAATGATATCACAATCAAAGGGTTTTAATAATTTAATTAAATCCTGCCCAATGCATCCACAACCAATAATCCCAAAAACTTTTCCTGTAAGCTGATAACCAACTATTTGTTGCCAATTCATACTTTTAAGAATTATGTTTGCTTCATAAGATTTTCTAATAAGTAAGAGAGCAAATGACAAAGCTAACTCAGCTACCGAACGTCTGTTGACTCCTTTTATCCAGCCTAAATTGATGTTGAATTTAGCCAAAGAGTGGAAATCTAAATTATTTAATCCAACTCCATATTTTGAAATTACTTTTAAATCTGGAAGTTTAGATAAAACATAATCATCTATTCTTTCAAGAGCAATAATTGCTTTATCGTGGCCGTTTAAAAAATTTATTAAATCAGTGCCGCATAAAGATTTTCCTTCATCGTTAAATTTTATATCTTTATATTTTTTTAGTATTTCAACTCTTAGCAATTCATTTCTTGAAAAAGATCGAGAAGCAACAGCTATTTTATTTATCACATTCATTTAAGCTTTTAACCTTAACTCTTGATATAAAAATTCTCTGCAAATATTTTTAAAAGCAGAATTATTATCGACACTTGTTTTAACTGGTATTCCATCATGTCCTGGCAAAATAAAAATAAAAGACGACTTTGTATTTTTCTTATCTTTTGATAAAGAATCAAAAAAAACCTCCTCATTGAAACAAACATTTGCTATAACTGGAATATTTTTTCTAAGAATGTGCTGCATATTTTTATATATAAATCCATTATTTAAAGAAATTTTCATTGAAATATAGTTAGCAAAATGACACCCCATTGACACAGCTATACCATGGGGCACTGCATAATTAGTCGCAGACTCAATTGCATGTCCAAAGCTATGACCATAATTTAATACAAGCCTTTGATCTTTATCAAACTCATCAATTTCTATTAACTTTTTTTTCATTATTAGCGATTTTTGAATATATTTCAAAAGCAACTCTTTTGATAGAAAAAGTGAATCAAAATCTACTTCAAGATTTTTAAATTCATCTTGTCCATAAATAGCATGAATTTTTATAATTTCTCCCAGACCAGATCTTAAGTCTAAATCACTTAAAGTATCTAAAAATAGCGCTGAAATATATAAACAATTTGGCGGATAAAAATTACCGACAATGTTTTTAATTCCCATACAATTTATTGAAGTTTTTGAGCCTATACAAGAGTCCGCTTGTGATAAAAGTGTTGTTGGGAAAAAAGTCCATTTTAAACCTCTAAAAATAATTGAAGAAAGAAATGCTGAAATATCTTGTACAATCCCACCTCCAATTGCTACAATATTAGTTTCCCTTTTTACATTAGAGCGAATACAATGCTCAATATAAAAAGGAAATTTTTCGAGTGATTTTGAGATCTCTGTTGGATTTATTAATAAATAAGATTGCTTATTATTTATTATAAAATAAAATTTATCTTCATATAATCTGAAAACATTTTCGTCAATAATAAAAAAATGATTGTCAGACGCAAGCTCTAACATTCTTTGAAAGGGATCATGAATAAACTTGACAGTATAATTTCCAAAATGAGAATTAATATTAATAGAGTCTATTTTAGACACGGGTAAAACCCCCATCTATTGCAATATTTTGTGCCGTAAGATACGTATTTTTTGAGCTTGCAAGCCATAAAACCAGTTCAGCAATTTCATTTGGTTTAGCAAGTCTCTTTAAAGGAACTTTACTTACCAAATCTGCAATGCCATTTTGATCCAGAATTTTGTGTGTTAACTCTGTATCTACAAATCCTGGAGCTACGCAATTAGCAAGAATTCCATATTCCGCTAATTCTATAGCCATAGCAGCAGTCATGCCGTCAAGAGCAAATTTACTTGCTGAATATGGCGCACGATACTCCTTGGTGATTTTTCCAAATATTGATGAAATATTAACAATTCTTCCCCATCCTTTCTTTTTCATATTAGGAATTATAGCTTTACAAATTTCAAATGGTGCGAATAAATTTACATGTTGAATTTTCATAAAGTCTTCAGAAGAAACATTTTGGAATTTATCGATTTTATTAATTCCAGCGTTATTTATTAAGATATCTATTTCAAGTGAATTTATTTCATTTAAAAGACTATTTAAGCTCTCTGAATCCAAAAAATTTGATTTTATAAAAAAATATTTACTATTTCCATTTTGTAATCCTAAAGTACGGGTTCCTGTTATATATACTTTTTTTGCATTTGCTTCTAAAAATTTTTCTGCAATTGCAAGGCCAATTCCTCTCGTTCCTCCAGTAATTAAAATTGTCTTATCCTCAAAGCTCATTTTTCACTTCCGCAGTTCTTTCATATTTAAGCATCCCTAATAAATAACCATTAAGGAGATGATCAAGAACCATATGGGCATCTTCAACGGGACCGTATTCACCTTTATTTGATGGTATGTGAATGGAATAATTTGCAATTTCTCGTAAAGCCCCACCGTCAAATCCAGACAAACCAATAGTTATGCCATCATTTGTATTTGCATATTCAACAGCCTTTATTACATTTGGAGAGTTTCCTGAAGCAGAAATAGCAACAACAACATCACTCGGGGACATGTGAATCCTTAATTGCTGAACAAATATTTCATCATAGCCACAATCATTTCCTAATGCTGTTATAATGGCATTATTATCAGTTAAACTTAATGCCTTAAAAGGTTTTTTCCAGCTTCTTGTACCAATACTCAAATCATTCGCAAAATGCGAAGCAGTAGAAGCACTTCCACCATTTCCTAAAAAAAATATATGAGAACCTCTATTTTGTGCAGAAATAATCAACTCAATAAAGTTACCTATTGCTTTGAAATCTAAAGAATTTAAAATTTCGCATAGATAGTTGATATATTTTTTTGAAAATATTTCTGGACTTGATGACTCACGGTATGCTTTTTCTATCATATTAATATTCATTAAATAAATCCTTTAATATAAATTAAAAAATAGAATATTTTTCTTTCCACTTTGAATCAGAACTGTAAATATTATAAACGAGCTGCATAGTCTTTAATGCTTCTTCAGACGAGCCAGAAGAAATAGGGCAATCTGTTAATATACATTTTATAAAATCCGAAACTTCATCATTCCATGATGGATCATTATTATAGCGAATTGTAACTTCCTTGGGATCACCACAATCATTTTCATGAGGATAAACAATAGTCAGTGTTTCCGCCCCATAACTTTTTGTACCAGATAAGATGCCTGATAAAATAAGTTGTCCTTTCTGCAAAGTAACTTCAAGCTGAAATTTATGTCGCCACTGAGTTGCAGATGAATGCAACATTGCAACAATATTATTATCAGTTTTCATTAAAGAATAAGCATTGTCTTCAACATCATGCTGCCAAAAATAATTATGAACAAAACTATAAATCTTAGTAAACTCTCCAGCAAACAATCTCATTAGATCAAGCATGTGAATTCCTTGATCTAATAAAATCCCTCCTCCAGCAATTTCTCTTTTCGTTCTCCAATCAGATTCAAAGCTAAGGATTTTAGACTTCCCATAAATACCTCGCATATTTATGATTTCTCCTAGAGATTTTTCCTTTACAATCTTTAAAGCTTCTTTAACTGATTCATGATAGCGATGATTAAATCCGTACATAAGTTTTAATTTAGGAAATTTTTTTTCTGTTAAAATAACTTGCTCAACATCTTCTACGGTTCGCCCTGGTGGTTTTTCACAGAATACATGAATCCCATTTTCAAGACAATATATTGTTGCTTTAGGAGCTATGTCGTTGGTTAAACATACAAATACTGCATCTAATTTTACTTCATTTATCATTGATTGTAAATTTGCAAAAAAGTATGTCCCATCTTCCATTTGTCCAGACTTTTCAAATTTACGATCGCACACTGCAATGACTTGAGCATAGCTGTTAGAATCAATAAATTGCCTTCTCCTTTTACCAACTATTCCATAGCCAGCTATTCCGATTTTTAGTTTTGAACTCATTATAAAACTACTCCCTTACAAAAATGAGGAAAAAATTTAAATCTGTTTAGATTTTAAAATCAAAACATGTATAGAAAATTCATCTCATATTCATTTCCTCATAAATGCTTAAAATAATTTTACAACGTAAAATGTAATATAAAGGCCATAGTTAGATATTAAGCTAAACTAATGATAATATCAAAGTTCAAAACGTATTATTATATTCTATTGAGGAGTCGTACATGATTCGCTTAGGAACTTGGATTACAATACCGCACCCCAGCATTATTGAAATTATAGCCAAACAAAATTTCAATTGGATATGCACCGATTTGGAGCACTCTCCTGTATCCCGAATTGAGCTACAGACTTCAATTACAATTATTCAAGCAAATGGAAAGAAAGCATTTGTCAGAGTTTCAGCAAATACACATAATGATATCAAGTTTCCTTTAGATGCGGGGGCTGATGGAATTATCATTCCTATGGTAAATTCTGCAACAGAAGCATATGAAGCTGTTCAACATTGTCTATATCCTCCCTTTGGCAGAAGGGGAGCGGGACTTTCCCGTGCGCAAGATTATGGCTTTGGGTTTTCTAATCATTATGAAAAAAATATAAATAATTTAGAAATTTTTGTACAGATTGAACATATAAAAGCAGTTGAAGAAATAAAACAAATTTTAGAAATTAAAAATATCACTGGTGTGTTTGTCGGACCATACGATTTAAGTGGCTCTATGGGCATACCTGGTGATTTTGAAAATCCTAAACTTAAAAACGCAATTGATGAAGTTGCTATAGAAACGAAAAAAGCTGGAAAATTTCTCGGAATACATATTATAAAACCTGAAGCCAATGAGTTAAAAAAATATGCTGAGCTTGGCTATAATTTTTTAGCCCTTAGCCTAGACAGCTATTTTTTAGGACAAAAAATAGCTGACGAAGTTGATAATTTTTATAAAATATTATAGGCTCTAAACATTAATTATAATTTAGGGTACATATAATATGAAAAATAAAAAACATCTTTGTATTATTCCGGCACGCATGGGAAGCTCAAGATTTCCAAATAAACCACTTGCTAAAATATGTGGAATACCAATGATTGGACATGTTGCTTTGAGAGCAACATCAGAACCTATTTTTGATAATGTTGTTGTTGCAACATGTGATAATGAAATAGTTGATTACTGCAACACAATACATATAAAAACCATTATGACTTCAAATAAACATGAAAGAGCAACAGACCGAACTCAAGAAGCAACAGAAAAAATTGAAAATGAATTAAAATTTAAATATGACTTTGTCACAATGCTACAAGGTGATGAGCCTATGATAACACCTGATATTTTAAGAAAAATAGTACAAAAACTAAATGCACACCATGAAATAGATGTCCTAAATCTTATTTCTTCTATTAAAGAAAGCAAAGAATTTTATTCAAATAATTGCGTTAAGATTGTGCAGAATTTTAAAAAAGAAATTCTATACTTTAGTAGAAGTCCAATCCCTTTTAACAATCCATGCTCAATGCATCATACGTTTAAACAATTAGGTATCATTGCATTCAGAAGAAATTTTCTAGATGTCTATAGCAAACTTTCACCAACATATTTAGAAGAACTAGAGTCTGTTGATATGTTACGTTGCTTGGAACACGGATATAAAATTAACACCCTTGAAATTAAAGAGGAACTATATCCTGTTGATGTGCTTGAAGATATCATTCGTGTTGAAAAATATCTAACTACATCTTCAATTTCTATTTAGGAACAAGTATTTTTTTATGAAAGAATTATAATGAAAATCAAGCAACTCTTAAAAGAAATGTTTTATAACTTGGATCTTAAAGTAGTTAATATAAAACCTCATTTAAAGCTAGAGTTATATGAAAAAATGGCTCCTATTTTCAATAAAATTACACCTTTTGGAAAACTTAATTTTTCTTGTCCTAATTCTTTAACTTGTTGGAGAGTTGATACTTTATTAGAAAAAGAACCTGATACTATAGATTGGATACCATCTTTTAAAGAATGTAATATTCTCTATGACATTGGAGCAAATATTGGATTATATTCAATTTGTGCAGGTAAAAAAGGAGTTGCAGTTTTTGCAGTTGAACCTGAATCACAAAATTATGCTCTTTTAAATCAAAATATTTTTTCTAATAACCTACATAACAAAGTTACTGGATATAATTTTGCAATTTCAAATTTAAAAAAATCTGATAAATTATATATAAAAAATATGACTTATGGCGGCGCATTAAACAACTTTGGACACAATGAAGATTTCAATAAAAATGTATTTAATGAAGAATTTCAGCAAGAATCCATAAGCTATTTCGTAGATAACCTCATAGAAGTACTTTCATTTCCCACACCTACTTATATTAAAATTGATGTTGATGGATTAGAAGCAAAAAATGGACCATTTAAAGACATATTTAATTTTACATTTTCAAGAGAAAGCAATAATTCATACACATTATAGCTACCTTCGTAAATAAACTTAATTAACTTTAGAATTGGAAAAAAAGTGAATTATAACTCATTTAGTGAAGAAGATATTAGGCCAAAAGAACTATTCAATACATACCTTAAATTAGCTAAAGAAGACATTTTAAATTTTTTTACTGACAAAGAAAATTTTATAGAAATTAATTGTCCTGCATGCTCTTCAGATGAAAAGAAACTCAGCTTTATAAAGCAAGGATTTGAATATCAATCTTGCTTAAATTGCTTTTCATTATATTTATCTCCACGACCAAACGAATACATGATAAATCTATTTTATAAGCATGGAGCATCAGTTAAATACTGGAGTACTCATTTTTTTAAATATACCTCTGAAATTA is a genomic window containing:
- a CDS encoding DegT/DnrJ/EryC1/StrS family aminotransferase; amino-acid sequence: MLRLSMACVDNYEIESLKKVFFESTHFGLGSYVEKFEQEIKNFLNSEYEVICVNTGTAALHIALESLAFPKGSEVIVPSITFVASYSAICAAGLIPVSCDVTFPDCHLDCEDLQKRITKKTVAIMPVAYSGTDFNRNLTYEIASKYNLRVIEDDAHAFGSLNQDGVQFGASGDIICFSFDGIKNITCGEGGAVLTKDKVLAHKLRVMRSLGIEKDVELRYKGQRAWEYDVTSLGYRYHMSNINAAIGSTQLVKLPSFFAKKNELSLAYIIAIKENNLNDIFYLTQNIKKTDCLHIFSCLLPPKIDRKNIMQALKQEGIECGFHYVPNHTHTLFRSCYSLPNSEELGLRLISLPFHPSMQIDDTIFVIETLKKFILG
- a CDS encoding dTDP-4-dehydrorhamnose 3,5-epimerase, with translation MKEKEFGQDEGKKVVNNVILKTNIFDIKIHPLKKISDQRGMVMHMLRCDTSHFSKFGEVYFSTIKENATKAWKKHLFMTQNLAVPVGKIKLVCFDDRKNSFSYGLIDEIYLGIEHFYLVTVPPLIWYGFQGIGACESLIANCTDMPHDPNEVVRKSESDESIPYKWF
- the rfbG gene encoding CDP-glucose 4,6-dehydratase, with product MLIYNNLFLNTYKDKKVFVTGHTGFKGAWLTQWLLELGADVAGYSLYIPSQPSLYEILNLKEKIKIDFQADILEYNVLKSALNEFQPDIVFHLAAQPIVSESYNHPRNTFQVNLMGMVNILDAILAIPSVRAGVFITSDKCYDNVEWEFGYRESDKLGGKDPYSASKACAEIAFSSYVRSFYNSSDLNIPFFSTTRAGNVIGGGDWAKDRIVPDCMRAWSQLRSVSIRNPNSTRPWQHVLEPLSGYLWLGANLFSKKEGTHGEAFNFGPSSEVNYFVEVLINLLQRDWENASLETVKSDHSMNLKEASLLKLCCDKAYNRLGWLPTLSFNETALFTSSWYKNYYSNQYNIEEFTKKQIEQYCEISSERKRIWTR
- the rfbF gene encoding glucose-1-phosphate cytidylyltransferase, translating into MKVVILCGGLGTRLSEETYLKPKPMVTIGGKPILWHIMNIYSAQGFNEFVLALGYKSEYIKEYFLNFYALNSDISVNLSSGQVSYLRSSEKNWKIDLIDTGDASMTGGRLKRLQSYIEPHGTFMMTYGDGVANVNLNELLNFHKNHGKYVSVTSVRPPARFGNIVFQGNQIVDFHEKPQTGDGWVNGGYFVMEPSIFNYLENDLTVLEGKPLEKLASDGELMGYQHDGFWQCMDTIRDKNLLEELWASNTAKWKVWNEKC
- a CDS encoding class I SAM-dependent methyltransferase; translation: MAKNSYQTEWNGINLLEIAKDKATLNKNGLPNSLFYKKFYNKLKEKSFNVNDEWKNLKRNTSTMLESIINDVANELNIEAKKLSIISIGCGLGIVELPFIEKGYNITLHEIQSESLDFIKEKVKQRNLNIRTIEGNITDLMIMEKYDIVYLGFIEYTFTQKKEYQKFLSSLYNLLNTNGYLISIESTPDFTKKNLKNYVGDFLRIIGLKRKHPKDAIYWGVLRTLDEKIFFWKKSGFTLKEYGIIDANFLNILYRSKDLNNKIQTNNSIGFLIGKK
- a CDS encoding cyclase family protein, encoding MSNYIFLSHFLNEKTPSYGKRSPFIKRDVSKISCCQSSNSQYWEFSNHIGTHVDFPFHFDESGKKLETYSAKDWIFQKPVLIELECAPGYFINIKDLEKHIPEKCDIVFIKTSFEKFRNEDIYWENNPGVLPEVGIWLRKNRKNLKAIGFDFISLTSFSNKEIGGEAHKAFLNSNYEGEPLLIIEDMKLSALISSPKSVIIAPLLIEGADGSPVTVIAEI
- a CDS encoding phosphoglycerate dehydrogenase, with amino-acid sequence MNVINKIAVASRSFSRNELLRVEILKKYKDIKFNDEGKSLCGTDLINFLNGHDKAIIALERIDDYVLSKLPDLKVISKYGVGLNNLDFHSLAKFNINLGWIKGVNRRSVAELALSFALLLIRKSYEANIILKSMNWQQIVGYQLTGKVFGIIGCGCIGQDLIKLLKPFDCDIICYDILDELKNKVNNARFVSLEELLTCSDIISLHIPYSEKNHNFIDAKKLNLMKKTSIFINTSRGNLVDEAYLKEMLLSKKLLAAGFDVFAQEPFYESELLHLPNFFATPHIGGSSMEAIWAMGMAAIEGLEKNYSVDTFQSEWFI
- a CDS encoding AroB-related putative sugar phosphate phospholyase (cyclizing); its protein translation is MSKIDSININSHFGNYTVKFIHDPFQRMLELASDNHFFIIDENVFRLYEDKFYFIINNKQSYLLINPTEISKSLEKFPFYIEHCIRSNVKRETNIVAIGGGIVQDISAFLSSIIFRGLKWTFFPTTLLSQADSCIGSKTSINCMGIKNIVGNFYPPNCLYISALFLDTLSDLDLRSGLGEIIKIHAIYGQDEFKNLEVDFDSLFLSKELLLKYIQKSLIMKKKLIEIDEFDKDQRLVLNYGHSFGHAIESATNYAVPHGIAVSMGCHFANYISMKISLNNGFIYKNMQHILRKNIPVIANVCFNEEVFFDSLSKDKKNTKSSFIFILPGHDGIPVKTSVDNNSAFKNICREFLYQELRLKA
- a CDS encoding SDR family NAD(P)-dependent oxidoreductase, with product MSFEDKTILITGGTRGIGLAIAEKFLEANAKKVYITGTRTLGLQNGNSKYFFIKSNFLDSESLNSLLNEINSLEIDILINNAGINKIDKFQNVSSEDFMKIQHVNLFAPFEICKAIIPNMKKKGWGRIVNISSIFGKITKEYRAPYSASKFALDGMTAAMAIELAEYGILANCVAPGFVDTELTHKILDQNGIADLVSKVPLKRLAKPNEIAELVLWLASSKNTYLTAQNIAIDGGFTRV
- a CDS encoding D-sedoheptulose-7-phosphate isomerase translates to MNINMIEKAYRESSSPEIFSKKYINYLCEILNSLDFKAIGNFIELIISAQNRGSHIFFLGNGGSASTASHFANDLSIGTRSWKKPFKALSLTDNNAIITALGNDCGYDEIFVQQLRIHMSPSDVVVAISASGNSPNVIKAVEYANTNDGITIGLSGFDGGALREIANYSIHIPSNKGEYGPVEDAHMVLDHLLNGYLLGMLKYERTAEVKNEL